A window of Borrelia hispanica CRI genomic DNA:
TACAAAACACAGCAAACAAAGAAAAAAGTAAAAAAGATACAATAAAATAAACAAGTAAAATTAAATGCAAACAACAATTGAAATAACAAACAAAGAGGGACTACATGCAAGACCATCAAGTATGATTTCAGAACTTGCAAATAAATATTCCTATTGCAATATAAAACTAATTACAGAGGATGGAAGAGAAGCTGATGCAAAATCTACAGTTGAAATTATGATACTTGGCATTCTATATAAAGAAAAAATAACAATTGTTGCAAATGGTAAAGACGAAATTGAAATAATTGATAGGCTAAAAAAATTAATACAATCCAACTTTAAAAAAGAGATTCAAAAATGAGAAAGAAAATTTTATACACAATACTATTTGCCATAAATCCTATTCTTTCATTTGGAATGGTAGACTATATGAAAGATACGGGACATAACATTGATGCCAAAATTTCTTCTTTTATAATGAGTCTAGCAATCATTGTAATATCAGCCAGTCTTCTTGGTAATTTGGTAAGTAGATTTGGAATTCCAAAAGTAATAGGACAAATAACAGCAGGAATACTTTTAAGTCCAACATGTCTTGGTAAAATTAGAATACCTTTACTATTTCCATTAGGAATCATTAATAGCGGAGAAAATTATCTAATAAATGAAGACATATTTGCAATATCAACAATAGCTTCAATAATACTACTCTTTATGGCAGGTCTTGAGACAGATTTAAAATTATTTCTTAAGTTTTTACCACGTGGAGGATTAATAGGTATAACAGAAGTAATTGGTACTTTTACAAGTTTTGCACTAATATCTACCATTTTATTTGATGTGCAATTAATAAATCCCACATCTCTTTTTATAGGAATTATTGCAACACCTTCTTCTGCAGGCATTGCAGCAAGCATACTCTCAGCAAAGAAAAAAATGAGTACATCAGAAGGAGTTACAATAATATCAACATCAATAATTGATGATGTCCTCTCAATGATTATGCTCACAAGTGTAATTACAATATCGAGATCTCTATCTGATCTTGACATTACAATCTCAATTAGATCTACAATTCAAAACATATTAATTTGGTTTTGTTTAACATTTATACTGATCTTACTATCAAAACCAATTTCACAATTACTCAAAAGCTTTAATAGTGTAACCTTAGCAACTGTAATAACTCTTACATTTACCTTTATTATTTCAAGTATTTTTCAAAATCTAGGAATGTCATTTGTAATTGGAGCTTACATATTTGGGCTTGCAATGTCAAAAACAGATATTGTATATGTAATTCAGGATAAATTAACAATATTTGAAAGATTTTTTATACCAATATTCTTCACATCAATAGGACTGATGGCTGATATTAACGTAATATTATCAAAAGAAGTTTTAATAATTGGCACTTTGCTTAGTTTGATAGCAATAGCAACAAAGGTAGTATATTGTTTTATTCCATCATACTTTTTAGGATTTAACAAACTAGGTGCACTAAGAATAGCTTTTGGAATGGTTCCAAGAGGTGAAATATCACTAATTATTGCAAATGTAGCTCTCTCTTCCGAATTTATAAGCCAAAAAATATTTGGAATAATAATAATTATAGTTTTCCTTCCAACAATTATCGCAACACCAATAATAAATATCTTATTCCAAATAAATAAAAATGGATTAAAGAAAGAAATGAAAATAGAACAAAACACTCA
This region includes:
- a CDS encoding HPr family phosphocarrier protein — encoded protein: MQTTIEITNKEGLHARPSSMISELANKYSYCNIKLITEDGREADAKSTVEIMILGILYKEKITIVANGKDEIEIIDRLKKLIQSNFKKEIQK
- a CDS encoding cation:proton antiporter domain-containing protein; translation: MVDYMKDTGHNIDAKISSFIMSLAIIVISASLLGNLVSRFGIPKVIGQITAGILLSPTCLGKIRIPLLFPLGIINSGENYLINEDIFAISTIASIILLFMAGLETDLKLFLKFLPRGGLIGITEVIGTFTSFALISTILFDVQLINPTSLFIGIIATPSSAGIAASILSAKKKMSTSEGVTIISTSIIDDVLSMIMLTSVITISRSLSDLDITISIRSTIQNILIWFCLTFILILLSKPISQLLKSFNSVTLATVITLTFTFIISSIFQNLGMSFVIGAYIFGLAMSKTDIVYVIQDKLTIFERFFIPIFFTSIGLMADINVILSKEVLIIGTLLSLIAIATKVVYCFIPSYFLGFNKLGALRIAFGMVPRGEISLIIANVALSSEFISQKIFGIIIIIVFLPTIIATPIINILFQINKNGLKKEMKIEQNTQITISLKYDNLTKIFVWDLKNELRNEGFFTQQIKNDFSQYINARRNDISLSIKREGSKITFECPKKHLIIIQDLLRETILNLEKITEEVKIVSVKAQKLNYSINYDKIRSNIALDKRIKKENIILNLKATNKTEVLRELLSIIKIDIDKEIILQDLMEREKLITTALKEGFAIPHLKTNLIKKMHIAIGISHDGIDFNAIDKNLSYIFILILYPAKEHVNYPRILSSIVGKVDSNKKAMLKAKTDKEIYNILIG